The Mucilaginibacter mallensis genome has a segment encoding these proteins:
- the dnaJ gene encoding molecular chaperone DnaJ, translating into MAKRDYYDVLGVAKGADADEIKKAYRKMAIKYHPDKNEGDKEAEEKFKEAAEAYEVLSNPEKRQRYNQFGHAANAQSPNGGGGYGGAGMNMEDIFSQFGDIFGGGSPFEGFFGGGGGGRQGGGGRRVARGSNLRIKVRLTVEEIANGAEKKIKVNKQIVCKTCDGSGAKDKSSIQTCKTCGGQGAVRRVTNTILGQMQTTSTCPTCNGEGSVITSKCPVCHGDGLVRGEETITINIPAGVSEGMQLSMSGKGNAAPRGGMPGDLIILIEEIPHETLKRDGNNIIYDLHINFVDAALGTSVEVPTIDGKAKIKIEPGTQGGKILRLKGKGVPEVNSYHRGDQLVHINIWTPKALSREERELLEKLQSSPNFKPNPGKNEKSFFERMKEYFE; encoded by the coding sequence ATGGCTAAAAGAGATTATTACGATGTGCTTGGTGTAGCAAAAGGCGCTGATGCTGATGAAATAAAAAAGGCATATCGTAAAATGGCTATCAAATATCACCCGGATAAAAACGAAGGTGATAAAGAAGCTGAAGAAAAATTCAAGGAAGCTGCCGAAGCTTACGAAGTACTAAGTAATCCTGAAAAACGCCAGCGTTACAACCAGTTTGGTCACGCTGCCAACGCACAATCACCAAACGGTGGTGGCGGCTATGGCGGTGCGGGCATGAACATGGAAGATATATTTAGCCAGTTCGGTGATATTTTTGGTGGTGGCAGTCCGTTTGAAGGTTTCTTTGGCGGTGGTGGCGGAGGCCGACAAGGCGGCGGTGGCCGTCGTGTGGCGCGCGGCAGCAACCTGCGTATTAAGGTAAGGCTTACTGTTGAAGAAATTGCCAATGGTGCCGAAAAGAAAATAAAGGTAAACAAGCAGATAGTTTGTAAAACCTGCGATGGTTCGGGCGCTAAGGATAAATCATCTATCCAAACCTGTAAAACTTGCGGTGGCCAGGGCGCTGTGCGCAGGGTGACCAATACCATACTAGGCCAGATGCAAACTACCAGCACCTGCCCTACCTGTAATGGCGAAGGCTCTGTAATTACCTCAAAATGCCCTGTTTGTCATGGCGATGGATTAGTACGTGGTGAAGAAACCATTACTATAAACATACCTGCCGGCGTAAGCGAAGGCATGCAGTTGAGCATGAGCGGCAAAGGAAACGCGGCCCCACGTGGTGGCATGCCGGGAGATCTGATCATATTGATTGAAGAGATCCCTCACGAAACTTTAAAACGCGACGGTAACAATATCATTTACGATCTGCACATTAACTTTGTTGATGCCGCTTTAGGTACCAGCGTTGAAGTACCGACCATTGATGGGAAAGCCAAAATAAAAATTGAACCCGGCACACAAGGCGGTAAAATATTACGCTTAAAAGGTAAAGGCGTTCCCGAAGTAAACTCATACCATCGCGGCGACCAGCTGGTGCATATTAATATATGGACACCAAAGGCATTAAGCCGTGAAGAGCGTGAATTGCTTGAAAAACTACAAAGCTCACCAAACTTCAAACCCAACCCCGGCAAAAACGAAAAAAGCTTTTTTGAACGGATGAAGGAATATTTTGAGTAG
- a CDS encoding carboxypeptidase-like regulatory domain-containing protein yields the protein MSQLNKINIPKPCHQSWQQMTPVNDGRHCQQCCKTVTDFTTMTNDEIINYLTVNNNVCGRFGEQQLNNINYQILPENLPVSKRYKIWAMAIGLAGSIPFYKADAQTKPVTVQIAVQPQNVCENRVIGKVLSPNLLNTKEIKGCVTDDQNIVIQGALIRIKGSNLGAITNIHGDFNLRVPISATQFIVSNIGYSAQIININADANYTVKLHEAVLLGDIVVIKQKQPFFKRIYYRYIRRPIRKIFN from the coding sequence ATGTCACAGCTCAATAAGATCAACATTCCCAAACCATGCCATCAATCATGGCAGCAAATGACACCCGTTAATGATGGCAGGCATTGCCAGCAATGTTGTAAAACAGTTACCGATTTTACCACCATGACTAATGATGAAATAATTAACTATCTGACAGTAAATAATAACGTTTGCGGAAGATTCGGAGAACAGCAGTTAAATAATATAAACTATCAGATTTTGCCGGAAAATCTGCCTGTTTCAAAAAGGTATAAAATATGGGCGATGGCAATAGGTCTGGCAGGATCTATACCCTTTTATAAAGCGGACGCGCAAACCAAACCTGTAACAGTGCAAATAGCAGTGCAACCGCAAAATGTATGTGAAAATAGAGTTATTGGAAAAGTACTATCACCGAATTTATTAAATACAAAAGAGATTAAGGGCTGTGTAACCGATGATCAAAACATTGTTATACAGGGTGCATTGATAAGAATAAAAGGCAGCAACTTAGGTGCCATTACAAATATTCACGGCGACTTTAATTTAAGGGTGCCTATATCAGCAACGCAATTTATAGTTAGTAATATTGGCTATAGCGCCCAAATCATTAATATTAATGCAGATGCAAACTACACTGTAAAGCTCCATGAGGCTGTACTCTTAGGTGATATAGTAGTAATAAAACAAAAACAACCATTTTTTAAACGGATCTACTATAGGTATATACGCAGACCAATCCGCAAAATATTTAATTGA
- a CDS encoding Ppx/GppA phosphatase family protein, with amino-acid sequence MGDNNTPAIVDNNTVAVMDLGTNTFHLLIARGTAANPEELFHITIPVRLGEGGINSGIIQPAAYQRGIDTLLKFHQHITEYGAGRVKAIATSALRTTSNGKDFIAEVKAKTGIAIETVNGEQEAKYIYEGVKTGNCLTHQNSLILDIGGGSVEFVLGNNEGIQWKQSFEIGAARLMDKFHKKDPIPASSIHELNTYLERVLTPLSEALAGIKIESIIGSSGAFETFAEVIELKKGNEFSLKKTREYHFDTTEFLNITDWLIESTHFDRENTKGIIPIRVDMIVVASLITRFVMTKLGIDDVLMTSYSLKEGVLAEALG; translated from the coding sequence ATGGGCGATAATAATACTCCTGCTATAGTAGACAACAATACTGTAGCGGTAATGGATCTTGGTACAAACACCTTTCATTTATTAATTGCCCGTGGCACTGCGGCAAACCCGGAAGAGCTTTTCCATATTACAATACCTGTTCGCTTAGGTGAGGGGGGTATCAATAGCGGTATTATACAGCCAGCAGCTTACCAGCGTGGTATTGACACCTTGTTAAAATTCCATCAGCATATTACTGAATATGGGGCGGGGCGGGTAAAGGCTATCGCCACATCAGCCTTACGTACCACCTCAAACGGTAAGGACTTTATTGCAGAGGTGAAAGCCAAAACCGGCATCGCCATTGAAACTGTGAACGGCGAGCAGGAAGCCAAATATATTTATGAAGGTGTTAAAACCGGCAATTGCTTAACCCATCAAAACTCCCTGATACTCGACATTGGTGGCGGCAGCGTTGAATTTGTTTTGGGCAATAATGAAGGCATTCAATGGAAACAAAGCTTTGAAATTGGCGCTGCCCGGTTAATGGATAAGTTCCATAAAAAGGACCCTATCCCCGCATCATCCATACATGAACTTAACACTTATCTTGAGCGGGTATTAACGCCCTTATCTGAAGCGCTTGCCGGTATAAAGATTGAAAGCATCATAGGTTCATCAGGTGCTTTTGAAACTTTTGCCGAGGTGATAGAATTAAAAAAAGGCAATGAATTTAGTCTGAAGAAAACACGGGAATATCATTTTGACACAACCGAGTTTTTAAACATCACCGACTGGCTTATAGAATCAACCCATTTCGACAGGGAAAACACCAAGGGCATTATACCAATACGTGTAGATATGATCGTTGTAGCATCGCTCATTACCCGCTTTGTAATGACAAAATTGGGCATTGACGATGTATTGATGACATCGTATTCGTTAAAAGAGGGTGTGTTGGCAGAAGCACTGGGCTAA
- a CDS encoding ABC transporter ATP-binding protein, producing MLSIRHIVKQYAGHTALSDVSLEVESGQIFGLLGPNGAGKTSLIRIINQITAPDSGEVYFAGEKLNQSHIERIGYMPEERGLYKKMEIGEQMIYLARLKGLSRSEATKRLKFWFEKLEMQSWWHKKIEELSKGMQQKAQFVATVLHEPDLIILDEPFSGFDPVNAELIKDEILELNRKGATILFSTHRMESVEELCNSIALLNKAKKVLDGRVKDIKNSYRNETYLIEYNGHKLNFDGSQPFNLVEETENSDDTHTIKIKLDTAASANDVLQYLIPKTSINRLQEVVPTMNEIFIEKVNLKAVTV from the coding sequence ATGCTGAGTATTCGCCATATTGTGAAACAATACGCCGGGCATACTGCCTTAAGCGATGTAAGTTTAGAAGTAGAAAGTGGGCAGATCTTCGGTCTGCTTGGGCCAAATGGTGCCGGTAAAACTTCGCTTATCCGCATCATCAACCAAATTACCGCACCCGACTCCGGCGAAGTATATTTTGCAGGCGAAAAGCTTAACCAGTCGCATATTGAGCGCATTGGCTATATGCCAGAGGAACGCGGACTATATAAGAAAATGGAGATCGGCGAGCAGATGATCTACCTGGCCAGGTTAAAGGGGCTAAGCCGTTCTGAGGCTACCAAAAGGTTAAAATTTTGGTTCGAGAAACTCGAAATGCAATCGTGGTGGCATAAAAAGATCGAGGAACTATCAAAGGGCATGCAGCAAAAGGCCCAGTTTGTGGCTACTGTTTTGCACGAGCCCGATCTGATCATTTTAGATGAGCCTTTCAGTGGCTTCGATCCGGTTAATGCCGAACTGATAAAAGACGAAATACTGGAACTGAACCGTAAAGGCGCAACCATCCTATTCTCCACCCATCGTATGGAATCCGTTGAGGAGTTGTGCAATTCTATCGCCCTACTCAATAAAGCAAAGAAAGTATTGGATGGACGGGTTAAGGATATCAAAAACTCTTATCGTAACGAAACCTATCTCATCGAGTACAACGGTCATAAACTTAATTTTGATGGATCACAGCCATTTAATTTGGTTGAGGAAACTGAAAATAGTGACGACACCCACACCATCAAAATAAAACTGGATACCGCTGCCAGCGCTAATGATGTGCTGCAATATCTTATCCCCAAAACAAGCATAAACAGGCTACAGGAAGTTGTGCCCACCATGAATGAGATTTTTATTGAAAAGGTAAACCTTAAAGCTGTTACAGTATGA
- a CDS encoding ABC transporter permease, with translation MKKVLLIIQREYLTRVRKKAFIVMTLLVPSLIVCMYGIIAFLALNNDELNKAHIIKVIDERGDYAGKFHNVENLKFQAIHEPLAKAKAEVKKDEDSYLLWIPAKINKIDTVQFFSKKKPSLTITGEVENQMNAIATNNSIIKMGIDPVKLNAAKTSHITVGAREITDTGDADANVGAAYGAGIAGAILIYISLFIYGAQVMRGVIEEKTSRIVEVIISSVKPFQLMLGKIIGVGMVGLTQFLLWIILSTAVSYIAGHFFTVPTNPVMGFAKNLGANAVAEVGFFMFYWITGYLLYSALFAAVGSAVDSETETQQFMFPITLPLLFTYILSVSYLFQVPDSPLAVWLSMIPFTAPVAMMVRLPFGVPGWQMALSMLMMVIGFLFTTYIASRVYRVGILMYGKKASYKELVKWFFYKE, from the coding sequence ATGAAAAAAGTATTACTCATTATACAACGCGAGTACCTTACCCGTGTAAGAAAAAAGGCATTCATAGTAATGACCTTGCTGGTGCCCTCCTTAATAGTGTGTATGTATGGCATCATAGCTTTTTTAGCCTTGAATAACGACGAACTGAATAAGGCACACATTATAAAAGTTATTGATGAACGCGGCGATTATGCAGGCAAGTTTCACAATGTAGAGAATTTGAAATTCCAGGCTATCCATGAGCCATTGGCTAAAGCTAAAGCTGAAGTAAAAAAAGATGAGGACAGCTATCTGTTATGGATACCGGCAAAGATCAACAAAATAGATACCGTGCAATTCTTCTCAAAAAAGAAACCCAGCTTAACTATTACCGGCGAGGTTGAAAACCAGATGAACGCTATTGCAACTAATAACAGCATTATAAAAATGGGTATTGACCCGGTTAAGCTAAATGCCGCTAAAACCAGCCATATAACGGTTGGTGCCCGCGAAATAACCGATACCGGTGATGCAGACGCTAATGTTGGCGCAGCCTATGGCGCGGGCATAGCCGGGGCTATATTAATTTATATTTCACTATTTATTTATGGCGCACAGGTTATGCGCGGGGTGATTGAGGAAAAAACCAGCCGCATTGTTGAAGTGATCATATCATCGGTAAAACCCTTTCAACTAATGCTGGGTAAAATAATTGGTGTGGGTATGGTTGGGCTTACACAGTTTCTGCTGTGGATAATTCTATCTACAGCGGTAAGTTATATAGCAGGGCATTTCTTTACGGTACCCACCAACCCGGTAATGGGCTTTGCAAAAAACCTGGGGGCTAATGCTGTTGCTGAAGTTGGCTTTTTTATGTTTTACTGGATAACCGGCTACCTGCTGTACAGCGCGTTGTTTGCCGCTGTAGGTTCAGCGGTTGATAGTGAAACGGAGACGCAGCAATTTATGTTTCCCATAACCCTGCCCCTGCTGTTCACTTACATTTTATCGGTATCCTACTTATTCCAGGTACCAGATAGTCCGCTGGCAGTGTGGCTTTCCATGATACCGTTTACGGCCCCCGTGGCCATGATGGTACGTTTACCCTTTGGCGTCCCCGGCTGGCAAATGGCATTATCAATGCTGATGATGGTAATAGGCTTTTTGTTCACTACTTATATTGCTTCGCGGGTATACAGAGTTGGCATATTGATGTATGGCAAAAAGGCAAGCTATAAGGAACTGGTTAAATGGTTCTTTTATAAAGAATGA